Proteins from one Bifidobacterium sp. ESL0732 genomic window:
- the pta gene encoding phosphate acetyltransferase, producing MTNEVIYIASPEGKNGRNVVAYGVVKALSAQGKTAVFRPVACKKETFSAELLKASNAGQSVDQVRGVCPKCARKDKASARGDIVAAYSAELERTNPDSMVIVGSDGSAIFDPEAFTFNAEIASDLKAKTFLAICTIPRNGEQVKASVETCTAEVEQAGGKVVGVFVTGCTDEKATDAKEALKDSPVPVWTIPAVDFPSDTDSDAADKAAKAFADNAPASEVVAAARTSFDAPTTPYAFQNGLLASAKAHKKTIVLPEGSEDRIIKAADYLLERDIVNLIIVGDKDAILARGKELGLKSLEKASYQPMDDESVLEPMTTKLCELRAKKGMTPEQARKQLTDPSYFGTMLVVLGKADGLVSGSINSTANTVRPALQVIKTKPGASLVSGAFLMCFKDHVAVFADCAINLNPNAEQLADIAIQSAQTAKSFGIDPKVGMLCYSTLGSGKGPDVDLVEEATKLVHEKAPDLPAVGSIQFDAAWSPTVAATKAKGNDVAGHVNVFVFPSLAAGNIAYKAVQRTSGAIAIGPVLQGLNKPVNDLSRGALVEDIINTVALTAVEAQQ from the coding sequence GTGACAAACGAAGTCATTTATATCGCCAGCCCAGAAGGCAAGAACGGCCGTAACGTAGTGGCCTACGGCGTGGTGAAAGCCCTTTCCGCCCAAGGAAAGACGGCCGTATTCCGTCCGGTCGCCTGCAAGAAGGAAACGTTCAGCGCCGAACTGCTCAAGGCCTCCAATGCCGGACAGTCCGTCGACCAGGTGCGCGGTGTGTGCCCCAAGTGCGCACGCAAAGACAAAGCCTCGGCACGAGGTGATATCGTCGCCGCTTATAGCGCCGAGCTGGAACGCACCAACCCTGACTCGATGGTGATCGTCGGCAGCGACGGTTCCGCCATCTTCGACCCGGAAGCGTTCACCTTCAATGCCGAAATCGCATCCGACCTCAAGGCCAAGACCTTCCTCGCCATCTGCACCATTCCACGCAACGGCGAACAGGTGAAGGCGAGCGTCGAAACCTGCACGGCTGAAGTCGAACAGGCCGGCGGAAAGGTCGTCGGCGTCTTTGTCACCGGTTGCACCGATGAAAAGGCCACAGACGCCAAGGAAGCCCTGAAGGACTCCCCCGTTCCGGTCTGGACTATCCCTGCCGTTGACTTCCCCTCCGACACTGATTCTGATGCCGCTGATAAGGCCGCCAAGGCCTTTGCCGACAACGCTCCCGCCTCCGAGGTCGTGGCTGCGGCTCGCACATCGTTCGACGCCCCGACCACGCCGTACGCATTCCAGAATGGCCTGCTGGCCAGCGCCAAGGCTCACAAGAAGACCATCGTGCTGCCGGAAGGTTCGGAAGACCGCATCATCAAAGCCGCGGATTACCTGTTGGAGCGCGACATCGTCAATCTGATCATCGTCGGCGACAAGGACGCCATCCTTGCTCGCGGCAAGGAACTCGGTCTCAAGTCGCTCGAGAAGGCCTCCTATCAGCCGATGGACGATGAGAGCGTGCTCGAGCCGATGACCACCAAACTGTGCGAACTGCGCGCCAAGAAGGGCATGACGCCCGAGCAGGCCCGCAAGCAGCTGACCGACCCGAGCTATTTCGGCACCATGCTGGTAGTACTTGGCAAGGCCGATGGCCTGGTCTCCGGCTCGATCAACTCCACAGCCAACACCGTGCGCCCAGCACTGCAAGTCATCAAGACCAAGCCCGGCGCCTCGCTGGTCTCCGGCGCGTTCCTTATGTGCTTCAAAGACCATGTGGCCGTCTTCGCCGACTGCGCCATCAACCTCAACCCGAACGCCGAACAGCTGGCCGACATCGCCATCCAGTCCGCGCAGACCGCCAAGTCCTTTGGTATCGACCCCAAGGTGGGCATGCTCTGCTACTCCACCCTTGGCTCCGGCAAGGGCCCGGACGTCGATCTGGTCGAGGAAGCCACGAAGCTCGTTCACGAGAAGGCCCCAGATCTGCCTGCCGTCGGCTCCATCCAGTTTGATGCCGCCTGGTCGCCCACCGTGGCCGCTACGAAGGCCAAGGGCAACGATGTGGCGGGCCATGTCAACGTGTTCGTTTTCCCGTCGCTTGCCGCCGGCAACATCGCCTATAAGGCCGTGCAGCGCACCTCCGGCGCCATCGCCATCGGCCCGGTGCTCCAAGGCCTCAACAAGCCCGTCAATGACCTCTCACGCGGCGCCTTGGTCGAAGACATCATCAACACGGTGGCGTTGACCGCGGTGGAGGCCCAGCAGTAA
- a CDS encoding phosphoketolase, with the protein MTSPVIGTPWKKLGKPVSDEALEGVDKYWRTANYLSIGQIYLRSNPLMKEPFTRKDVKYRLVGHWGTTPGLNFLFGHINRLIADHQQNTVFIMGPGHGGPAGTSQSYLDGTYTEYYPEVTRDEAGLQKFFRQFSYPGGIPSHFAPETPGSIHEGGELGYALSHAYGAIMNNPSLFVPAVVGDGEAETGPLATSWQSNKLVNPRTDGIVLPILHLNGYKIANPSILSRIPDEELHEFFAGMGYEPFEFVAGFDDEDHMSIHRRFAGMLEEVFDRICDIKAKAQTDDMDRPTYPMIIFRTPKGWTCPKYIDGKKTEGSWRAHQVPLASARDTEAHFQVLKGWMESYRPEELFDEKGAVRPEVTAFMPTGELRLGQNPNANGGRIREDLRLPALDAYEVKGVKEFGHGWGQLEATRQLGNYTRDIIKMNPDSFRIFGPDETASNRLQAAYEVTDKQWDNGYLSEQTDEHLAVTGQVIEQLSEHQMEGFLEGYVLTGRHGIWSTYESFAHVIDSMLNQHAKWLEATVRHIPWRKPVASINMLISSHVWRQDHNGFSHQDPGVSSVLLNKAFNNDHVVAEYFPADANMLLAVAEKAFKSTNKINAIFAGKQPAATWQTLDEARAELEKGAAEWKWASTAKDNDEAQIVLACVGDVPTLETMAASEKLKEFGIKFKVVNIVDTLKLQSPKDNDEALSDDEFTELFTPDKPVLLAYHSYAHDIHALIYDRPNHDSFNVHGYKEEGSTTTPYDMVRVNDMDRYELTAEVLRTLDPDKYAHEIDKLEQFRTDAFQFAVDEGYDHPDYTGFVYSDVKNQDAKATAKAAMSTGSDNE; encoded by the coding sequence ATGACTAGTCCTGTTATTGGCACCCCGTGGAAGAAGCTCGGCAAGCCGGTTTCTGATGAGGCTCTCGAAGGAGTCGACAAGTATTGGCGTACCGCCAACTATCTTTCCATCGGTCAGATTTATCTGCGTAGCAACCCGTTGATGAAGGAGCCCTTCACCCGCAAGGACGTCAAGTATCGTCTCGTGGGCCACTGGGGCACCACCCCGGGTCTGAACTTCCTGTTCGGCCACATCAACCGTCTTATCGCCGACCACCAGCAGAACACCGTGTTCATCATGGGCCCTGGCCACGGCGGCCCTGCAGGCACCTCGCAGTCGTATCTTGATGGTACGTATACGGAGTATTATCCGGAGGTCACCAGGGACGAGGCGGGGCTGCAGAAATTCTTCCGCCAGTTCTCGTATCCTGGCGGCATCCCGTCGCACTTCGCCCCGGAGACGCCGGGCTCGATCCATGAGGGCGGCGAGCTCGGCTACGCTTTGAGCCACGCGTACGGCGCGATCATGAACAACCCGAGCCTGTTCGTGCCGGCCGTGGTCGGCGACGGCGAGGCCGAGACCGGCCCGCTGGCCACGAGCTGGCAGTCCAACAAGCTCGTCAACCCGCGCACCGACGGCATCGTGCTGCCGATCCTGCACCTCAACGGCTACAAGATCGCCAACCCGTCCATCCTCTCCCGCATCCCCGACGAGGAGCTGCACGAGTTCTTCGCGGGCATGGGCTACGAGCCCTTCGAGTTCGTCGCGGGCTTCGACGACGAGGACCACATGTCCATCCACCGCCGTTTCGCCGGCATGCTCGAGGAGGTCTTCGACAGGATCTGCGACATCAAGGCCAAGGCCCAGACCGACGACATGGACCGCCCCACCTACCCGATGATCATCTTCCGCACCCCCAAGGGCTGGACCTGCCCGAAGTACATCGACGGCAAGAAGACCGAGGGCTCCTGGCGCGCCCACCAGGTCCCGCTGGCCAGCGCCCGCGACACCGAGGCCCACTTCCAGGTCCTCAAGGGCTGGATGGAGTCCTACCGGCCCGAGGAGCTCTTCGACGAGAAGGGCGCCGTGCGCCCCGAGGTCACCGCGTTCATGCCCACCGGCGAGCTGCGCCTGGGCCAGAACCCGAACGCCAACGGCGGCCGCATCCGCGAGGACCTGCGCCTGCCGGCCCTCGACGCCTACGAGGTCAAGGGCGTCAAGGAGTTCGGCCACGGCTGGGGACAGCTCGAGGCCACCCGCCAGCTGGGCAACTACACCCGCGACATCATCAAGATGAACCCGGACTCGTTCCGCATCTTCGGGCCCGACGAGACCGCGTCCAACCGCCTGCAGGCCGCCTACGAGGTCACCGACAAGCAGTGGGACAACGGCTACCTCTCCGAACAGACCGACGAGCACCTGGCCGTGACCGGCCAGGTCATCGAGCAGCTCTCCGAGCACCAGATGGAGGGCTTCCTCGAGGGCTACGTCCTCACCGGCCGCCACGGCATCTGGAGCACCTACGAGTCCTTCGCCCACGTCATCGACTCCATGCTCAACCAGCACGCCAAATGGCTCGAGGCCACCGTCCGCCACATCCCGTGGCGCAAGCCCGTCGCCTCGATCAACATGCTGATCTCCTCGCACGTCTGGCGCCAGGACCACAACGGCTTCTCCCACCAGGACCCGGGCGTGAGCTCCGTGCTGCTCAACAAGGCGTTCAACAACGACCACGTCGTGGCCGAGTACTTCCCCGCCGACGCCAACATGCTGCTCGCCGTCGCCGAGAAGGCCTTCAAATCCACGAACAAGATCAACGCCATCTTCGCCGGCAAGCAGCCCGCCGCCACCTGGCAGACCCTCGACGAGGCCCGCGCCGAACTGGAGAAGGGCGCGGCCGAATGGAAGTGGGCCTCCACCGCCAAGGACAACGACGAGGCCCAGATCGTGCTCGCCTGCGTCGGCGACGTGCCCACCCTCGAGACCATGGCCGCCAGCGAGAAGCTCAAGGAGTTCGGCATCAAATTCAAGGTCGTCAACATCGTCGACACCCTCAAGCTGCAAAGCCCCAAGGACAACGACGAGGCCCTGAGCGACGACGAGTTCACCGAGCTGTTCACCCCGGACAAGCCCGTCCTCCTCGCCTACCACTCCTACGCCCACGACATCCACGCCCTCATCTACGACCGCCCCAACCACGACAGCTTCAACGTCCACGGCTACAAGGAGGAAGGCTCCACCACCACGCCCTACGACATGGTGCGCGTCAACGACATGGACCGCTACGAGCTCACCGCCGAGGTGCTCCGCACCCTCGACCCGGACAAGTACGCCCACGAGATCGACAAGCTCGAACAGTTCCGCACCGACGCCTTCCAGTTCGCCGTCGACGAAGGCTACGACCACCCCGACTACACCGGCTTCGTCTACTCCGACGTCAAAAACCAGGACGCCAAAGCCACCGCCAAAGCCGCCATGAGCACCGGCAGCGACAACGAATGA
- a CDS encoding DeoR/GlpR family DNA-binding transcription regulator — MMPGNQREDIGARHVQIQHLLAENGPTKVKDIAEQLHFSDVTIYRDIKKLEKEGILQLDNGIVVLSRSFASEIPPSSRYESNLAAKEIICTRASEFIRPDSTIILDDSSTVLPLLDFIKKKAPLTVITNSVFAGEQLMSASGIRLYMTGGLYYPWANAFHGHMAIHALQSLQADICFISTTSVTSRGAADSYDATAELKSAMLSISETKILLADNSKFSKRALYIAGTLSDFDYIITDKTPANIKPEQLAEAHTQLITVGPEANAENSGIGTKPL, encoded by the coding sequence ATGATGCCGGGAAATCAACGAGAAGACATCGGCGCGCGTCACGTCCAAATCCAGCATCTGCTTGCGGAAAACGGACCAACCAAGGTCAAGGATATCGCTGAACAGCTGCATTTTTCGGATGTCACCATCTATCGCGATATCAAGAAGCTCGAAAAGGAAGGCATTCTTCAGCTCGACAACGGCATCGTCGTGCTTTCGCGCTCCTTCGCCAGCGAGATACCGCCTTCTTCACGATACGAAAGCAACCTTGCAGCCAAGGAAATCATCTGTACCAGAGCTTCGGAATTTATTCGTCCGGATTCGACCATCATCCTCGATGACTCCTCGACAGTACTACCTCTGTTGGATTTCATCAAAAAGAAAGCTCCGCTCACCGTCATCACCAATTCCGTCTTCGCCGGGGAACAATTGATGAGCGCCTCAGGTATACGTCTCTATATGACGGGAGGACTTTATTATCCTTGGGCCAACGCTTTTCATGGCCACATGGCGATTCACGCATTGCAATCATTGCAAGCGGACATCTGTTTTATCTCGACGACTTCCGTCACCAGCCGTGGCGCCGCCGATTCCTATGACGCAACCGCCGAACTGAAGTCGGCCATGCTTTCAATATCCGAAACCAAGATTCTTCTGGCGGACAATTCGAAATTCAGCAAACGTGCCCTGTACATCGCAGGAACCCTGTCCGATTTCGATTACATCATCACCGACAAGACGCCCGCAAACATCAAGCCGGAGCAGCTCGCCGAAGCCCATACCCAACTGATCACGGTCGGTCCGGAAGCCAACGCCGAAAACAGCGGGATAGGCACCAAACCGCTATGA
- the deoC gene encoding deoxyribose-phosphate aldolase, with product MTEGTTQRKPAKEMTKAELARYIDHTILRPEATEDEIKQITRDGVGFGVASVCVNPASLDFVSPIVENTNTGMSVVCDFPFGQGTAEDKTQLAKEYCRHEGLTDLDLVINYGMVRSGHAAQAGEELRGAVDACREAGVVSKVIIETDALSDEQIVEATEAVIASGADFVKTSTGFYTGGPTVGGSVEVMKKVMKAADGRIKVKASAHIRTREHFLALIDLGVDRIGLNCTSTPKVLAGAAE from the coding sequence ATGACTGAAGGAACAACACAACGCAAACCTGCGAAAGAGATGACGAAAGCTGAACTGGCCAGATATATCGACCATACGATTCTCCGTCCAGAAGCCACCGAAGACGAGATCAAGCAGATCACGCGAGACGGTGTCGGTTTCGGTGTGGCTTCCGTCTGTGTCAATCCGGCATCGCTTGATTTTGTGTCTCCTATCGTGGAGAACACCAATACAGGTATGTCCGTCGTCTGCGATTTCCCCTTCGGGCAGGGAACCGCCGAAGACAAGACGCAATTGGCAAAGGAATATTGCCGCCACGAAGGCCTGACGGATCTGGACCTGGTCATCAACTACGGTATGGTGCGCTCGGGTCATGCGGCGCAGGCCGGTGAGGAGCTTCGTGGTGCCGTCGATGCCTGCAGGGAGGCAGGAGTGGTTTCCAAAGTCATTATCGAAACGGATGCGCTTTCCGATGAGCAGATTGTCGAAGCCACCGAAGCGGTGATTGCCTCCGGTGCTGATTTCGTCAAGACCTCGACCGGTTTCTATACTGGAGGCCCTACGGTTGGCGGATCGGTGGAAGTGATGAAGAAGGTCATGAAAGCTGCTGACGGGCGTATCAAGGTGAAGGCTTCAGCGCACATTCGCACCCGTGAGCATTTCTTGGCGCTTATCGACCTTGGTGTCGATCGTATCGGTCTAAACTGCACTTCCACGCCGAAAGTGCTGGCCGGTGCCGCTGAGTAA